One Schlesneria paludicola DSM 18645 DNA segment encodes these proteins:
- a CDS encoding complex I subunit 4 family protein, with protein sequence MPSLLVVMIFLPAVAAAMLLLLDPKATAQRARWVALLATITTFLVSWAVAAQYLQLPAVPAAERGPVHPQMVQRHTWLDLSQAGPHSPGVKFEFFLGLDGISLAMVVLTTILTISSVLVSWTAIQERAAEFYACLLILETGLIGVFCAFDILLFYVFFEFTLIPLFFLVGIWGGPLRRYAAGKFFIYTLSGSLITLLGLISLVVTVVQKNPTLTTPFAIPDLAAALATGGLPDSTQIVLFLMIAAGFMIKVPLFPFHTWLPLAHVEAPTAGSVLLAGVLLKLGTYGFLRLLLPMLPYACREIGLPLIGTMSVIGILYGSLCALSQNDIKKLVAYSSVAHLGFCMLGLFALNTEGVSGGVLQMINHGLSTGALFCLVGMFYERYHTRKLDELGGMATKLPLLAVAMVFTSFASIGLPGLNGFVGEFLCLAGMFKAGSGLGVILASLGALGVVLGAWYVLGVLQHAFFGPVHLPDDHGHGHAPVTDLNVREVAALAPLLGLCLVLGLFPQPLLNLIRPDVEAVTKLYGEVGDIKPVTTASLTTMPSMALGSETRP encoded by the coding sequence ATGCCCAGTTTGTTAGTCGTCATGATTTTTCTGCCAGCAGTCGCAGCCGCCATGCTGCTGCTGCTTGACCCCAAGGCCACTGCCCAGCGTGCCCGTTGGGTCGCACTGCTTGCCACGATTACGACATTCCTCGTCTCGTGGGCGGTCGCCGCGCAGTATCTCCAACTGCCCGCCGTCCCGGCTGCAGAACGGGGACCCGTTCATCCTCAAATGGTGCAGCGGCACACCTGGCTCGACCTGTCCCAAGCAGGCCCCCATAGTCCAGGTGTGAAGTTCGAATTCTTCCTGGGGCTGGATGGCATCAGTCTAGCCATGGTCGTGTTGACAACGATCTTGACCATCTCGTCAGTGCTGGTTTCCTGGACAGCGATTCAAGAACGGGCGGCCGAGTTCTATGCCTGCCTGCTGATTCTGGAAACAGGTCTGATCGGCGTCTTCTGTGCGTTCGATATTTTGTTGTTCTATGTGTTCTTCGAATTCACACTCATCCCCTTGTTCTTTCTGGTCGGGATCTGGGGCGGTCCGTTGCGTCGCTACGCCGCTGGCAAGTTCTTTATCTACACGCTGTCGGGCAGCTTGATCACCCTGCTCGGGTTGATCTCGTTGGTTGTGACTGTTGTTCAGAAGAACCCCACACTGACCACACCCTTTGCCATTCCTGACCTTGCGGCCGCTCTCGCGACCGGTGGTCTACCTGATTCGACGCAGATCGTCTTATTCCTGATGATCGCAGCCGGATTCATGATCAAGGTACCGCTGTTCCCATTCCACACATGGTTGCCACTGGCCCACGTAGAAGCTCCCACCGCAGGTTCGGTCTTGCTGGCCGGTGTGTTGCTAAAACTGGGAACATACGGTTTCCTGCGCCTGCTGTTGCCGATGCTGCCTTATGCCTGCCGAGAAATCGGACTGCCACTCATCGGAACCATGTCGGTCATTGGCATCCTGTACGGTTCCCTGTGTGCGTTGTCGCAGAACGACATCAAGAAATTGGTGGCCTACAGTTCGGTGGCTCACTTGGGTTTCTGCATGTTGGGTTTGTTTGCGTTGAACACCGAAGGTGTCAGCGGCGGCGTGCTGCAGATGATCAACCACGGCCTTTCGACGGGCGCTCTGTTTTGTCTCGTCGGAATGTTCTACGAACGCTATCACACGCGAAAACTGGACGAGCTTGGTGGCATGGCCACGAAGTTGCCGTTGCTCGCCGTCGCCATGGTCTTTACCTCGTTTGCCAGTATCGGACTCCCCGGCCTGAACGGCTTTGTGGGTGAATTTCTGTGTCTGGCGGGAATGTTCAAGGCCGGTTCGGGCCTCGGTGTAATCCTCGCGTCACTCGGTGCCCTGGGTGTCGTACTGGGTGCGTGGTATGTGCTGGGTGTGTTGCAGCACGCCTTTTTTGGCCCCGTGCATCTGCCTGATGATCACGGTCACGGACACGCACCGGTGACCGACCTGAATGTCCGCGAAGTGGCGGCACTGGCCCCACTGCTCGGTCTGTGCCTGGTCTTGGGTCTATTTCCGCAACCACTGCTGAATCTAATTCGTCCCGATGTCGAAGCCGTGACCAAGCTGTATGGTGAAGTTGGCGACATCAAGCCTGTGACAACTGCATCCCTGACGACAATGCCGAGCATGGCTCTCGGTTCGGAGACTCGCCCGTGA
- the nuoL gene encoding NADH-quinone oxidoreductase subunit L, translating to MTEWLKENVIWLIPTAPLLACAWIVLVGHVIRRKYAHRPLVLGLAISFAASLYLLSVVVPSGFGHEEHEASHAIVKTVYQWIKIGTIDVPIILRADAMSALMLTMVTSVSLLVAIFASSYMTGDPGYPRFFAAMSLFVFSMCMLVLSGNFLMMFVFWEAVGLCSYLLIGFWFHKPSAAAAAKKAFVVNRIGDFGFILGILLIWLTFGTLDFGTLFESPDAINRIVATQPTIFTAICALLFVGAVGKSAQFPLQVWLPDAMEGPTPVSALIHAATMVTAGVYLVARCTPFFVHAPSVQLIVSIIGAATALIAAITALTQYDLKRVLAYSTVSQLGYMFMALGAAGGGEGLATHAVTFAMFHMFTHAFFKAVLFLAAGSVMHAMGDVIDMRRFSGLRKALPITHWTFLAGALALSGFPLLSGFWSKDEILAVLVDASQDPTRGQYYQMVLGVALLTSLMTAFYTFRAYFMTFWGEEKFPEEAGHHPHDAPPAMAGPLAILAIAALFIGAITGPTELYGHYLHHTPGLPEAHHFDPDYIMMGISTILALGGIGVAYLFYVVSPGIPQNLKRGMSLGFNISHEGLYIDWCGYKFVAGPLRAFATVCELFDRWVVDTIVDCFGFIPGLFGSIIRPIQNGMVQNYGTVMMIGLIVCLISVLRALAGTM from the coding sequence GTGACAGAGTGGCTTAAAGAGAACGTGATCTGGCTGATTCCCACCGCACCGCTGCTGGCGTGTGCCTGGATCGTGCTGGTCGGACATGTCATCCGTCGCAAGTACGCTCACCGCCCCCTGGTGCTCGGTCTGGCGATCTCGTTTGCGGCGTCGCTGTACCTCCTCAGCGTGGTGGTGCCGAGCGGGTTCGGTCATGAAGAGCACGAAGCCAGCCACGCCATCGTGAAAACGGTCTACCAATGGATCAAGATTGGCACGATCGATGTTCCGATTATCTTGCGTGCTGACGCCATGTCAGCCCTCATGTTGACGATGGTGACTTCGGTCAGCTTGCTGGTTGCCATCTTCGCCAGCAGCTACATGACCGGTGATCCCGGATACCCCCGGTTCTTCGCGGCGATGTCCCTGTTCGTCTTCTCGATGTGCATGCTGGTCCTGTCCGGCAACTTCCTGATGATGTTCGTCTTCTGGGAAGCCGTGGGGCTGTGCAGCTACCTGCTGATCGGGTTCTGGTTCCATAAGCCAAGCGCGGCCGCAGCAGCCAAGAAAGCCTTTGTCGTCAACCGTATCGGTGACTTCGGGTTTATTCTGGGAATTCTGCTGATCTGGTTGACGTTTGGGACACTCGATTTCGGCACCTTGTTCGAATCACCCGATGCCATCAATCGAATCGTGGCAACGCAACCGACCATCTTCACCGCGATCTGCGCACTGCTGTTTGTGGGTGCCGTGGGCAAGTCCGCTCAGTTCCCGCTGCAGGTCTGGTTGCCTGATGCGATGGAAGGCCCCACCCCGGTCTCCGCCTTAATCCACGCCGCGACCATGGTGACCGCCGGGGTGTATCTCGTCGCCCGCTGCACTCCCTTCTTCGTACACGCCCCCAGTGTGCAGTTGATTGTCTCGATCATCGGCGCTGCCACGGCCTTGATCGCCGCAATCACGGCGCTCACCCAGTACGACTTGAAACGCGTCCTCGCGTACTCGACGGTCAGTCAGCTCGGTTACATGTTTATGGCATTGGGAGCCGCTGGCGGCGGCGAAGGCCTGGCGACTCATGCTGTGACGTTCGCCATGTTCCACATGTTTACGCATGCCTTCTTCAAGGCGGTGCTCTTCCTGGCAGCCGGTTCGGTGATGCACGCGATGGGCGATGTGATCGACATGCGGCGATTCAGCGGTTTGCGGAAAGCGTTGCCGATTACCCACTGGACGTTCCTGGCGGGTGCTCTGGCCCTGTCCGGATTTCCGCTGCTGTCTGGTTTTTGGAGTAAGGACGAAATCCTGGCTGTCCTCGTCGATGCCTCTCAAGATCCCACACGTGGACAGTACTATCAAATGGTTCTTGGCGTCGCGCTGCTGACCTCGCTGATGACCGCGTTCTATACCTTCCGCGCCTACTTCATGACGTTCTGGGGTGAAGAGAAATTTCCGGAAGAAGCCGGACATCATCCACACGACGCGCCCCCCGCAATGGCAGGACCATTGGCGATTCTCGCCATCGCAGCCTTGTTCATCGGAGCCATCACCGGTCCGACAGAGCTCTATGGCCATTACCTGCATCACACACCGGGTCTGCCCGAAGCGCATCACTTTGATCCAGACTACATCATGATGGGAATCAGTACGATTCTGGCTCTGGGTGGCATCGGTGTGGCGTACCTGTTCTACGTGGTTTCGCCGGGAATCCCGCAAAACCTAAAGCGTGGGATGTCGCTGGGCTTCAATATCTCTCATGAAGGGTTGTATATCGACTGGTGCGGCTACAAGTTTGTGGCAGGACCATTGCGAGCGTTTGCAACCGTCTGCGAACTATTTGACCGCTGGGTGGTTGACACGATCGTCGACTGTTTCGGGTTCATTCCCGGGCTATTCGGCAGCATCATCCGCCCGATTCAGAATGGAATGGTTCAGAATTATGGCACCGTCATGATGATCGGATTGATTGTCTGCCTGATCTCGGTGCTGCGAGCATTGGCGGGAACGATGTAA
- a CDS encoding small multi-drug export protein yields the protein MAEAAPPPNNHTVPTAHEHEQLLESFLEFEQTFHKNYFPLWLGTLIGPFILTLAAFAAVYVVAGPTFCKHLLWATAASFAFLGRFSIITPFPGLEPTHLFWMVTFQDVMVALFFAFHVGFMFRVPWIGPKIAALSSDSEFILAHQPWMKRMTFLGLLAFIAFPLAATGSVGGAIFGRLLGLSRWAIFWGSTIGAVIGNAAMLFLAELVVEYLPADSLIVKWGGVLIIVLIIVFLERRYSSMKRAFEQQRQAEQAGVQPNSTNVVSK from the coding sequence ATGGCTGAAGCTGCTCCCCCACCGAACAATCACACGGTTCCGACCGCTCATGAACATGAGCAGTTGCTGGAATCGTTTCTTGAATTCGAGCAGACGTTTCACAAGAACTATTTTCCGCTCTGGCTGGGGACGCTCATTGGTCCCTTCATTCTGACCTTGGCAGCATTCGCGGCGGTCTATGTCGTCGCGGGCCCGACGTTCTGTAAACATCTGCTTTGGGCGACCGCGGCATCCTTCGCATTCCTGGGCCGATTTTCGATCATTACGCCGTTTCCGGGACTTGAACCGACGCACCTGTTCTGGATGGTCACGTTCCAAGATGTCATGGTGGCTCTGTTCTTCGCGTTCCATGTGGGATTCATGTTTCGCGTGCCCTGGATTGGCCCCAAAATCGCGGCCTTATCCAGCGACAGCGAATTCATTCTGGCTCACCAGCCGTGGATGAAACGGATGACATTCCTGGGGTTGTTGGCATTTATTGCCTTTCCCCTGGCTGCGACAGGCAGCGTCGGCGGCGCCATCTTTGGTCGCTTGCTGGGCCTGTCTCGCTGGGCAATTTTCTGGGGCAGCACGATCGGAGCCGTCATCGGAAATGCCGCGATGCTCTTTCTGGCGGAATTGGTCGTTGAATACCTTCCCGCAGATTCGCTCATCGTCAAATGGGGCGGCGTATTGATCATCGTGCTGATCATCGTCTTCCTGGAACGCCGCTATTCTTCGATGAAGCGTGCCTTCGAACAGCAGCGCCAGGCAGAACAGGCGGGAGTTCAACCAAACTCCACGAACGTCGTTTCGAAGTAG
- a CDS encoding NADH-quinone oxidoreductase subunit N — translation MNVAIQQLNSALTLIAPDAVLLAGVCLIFFAAPFLVNEKGEAPEGLRHRWGFLSLLVLIMAGLVWWQSTPVARTFGPFALDELTWYIRGLTLTSGFVLVLLQWNQADDSRSAECHACLLAILAGVNLIAAANDLIGLFVALELVSIPTYLFLLLPRRDAPAQEATLKYFLLSIFSSAIVLFGMSYLYGATGTTNLGAIHAAFAGAQGQPANPLVAVATVMLIAGLGFRLTAVPFHFYAPDVFQGAPTSAAAMLSFVPKIAGFVALLRLMVPATGAEQAMNSWTMTPAATPLLWWLAVVTMFVGNLMALMQTDIRRLLAYSSVSHAGYMLVGLIVGLEHEITKDVLNRTGGHAVSGIGAMLFYLAVYGAMTLGAFAVLIAARRGDKPIETLDDLSGLAKSRPALALVFAVFLFSLSGLPPTAGFLGKLNLFFAAWSQGYDSSRWLAVVLAINAALGAWYYLKIIGVMFLRDPIYRDESPAAAEAPSLIAGGICLAATLGLFFMPGWLWVPIQSIMP, via the coding sequence GTGAACGTAGCCATTCAACAATTGAATAGCGCCCTGACTCTGATCGCTCCTGACGCCGTCCTGCTGGCCGGCGTGTGCTTGATCTTTTTCGCCGCTCCATTCCTTGTGAATGAAAAGGGCGAAGCCCCTGAAGGGCTCAGACATCGATGGGGGTTCCTGTCCCTGCTGGTGCTGATCATGGCCGGCCTGGTCTGGTGGCAAAGCACGCCCGTCGCGCGGACGTTTGGCCCCTTTGCGCTGGATGAACTGACCTGGTACATCCGCGGCCTGACACTGACGTCCGGATTCGTACTGGTCCTGCTTCAATGGAATCAAGCCGACGATTCGCGTTCGGCAGAATGCCATGCCTGCCTGCTCGCCATTTTGGCTGGCGTCAACCTGATCGCTGCAGCCAACGATCTGATCGGGCTGTTTGTTGCACTCGAACTCGTCAGCATCCCAACTTACCTGTTCCTGCTGCTTCCACGTCGCGATGCACCCGCCCAGGAAGCCACCCTAAAATACTTCCTTCTTAGCATCTTTTCGTCGGCAATCGTGCTGTTTGGAATGAGCTACTTGTACGGTGCCACGGGAACGACAAATCTCGGCGCAATTCACGCCGCGTTTGCAGGAGCTCAAGGTCAGCCCGCCAATCCGCTGGTTGCCGTCGCCACGGTCATGCTGATCGCGGGACTCGGATTCCGACTGACAGCCGTGCCATTCCACTTCTATGCTCCCGACGTGTTCCAAGGTGCTCCGACCTCGGCTGCGGCCATGCTGTCGTTTGTGCCCAAGATTGCCGGGTTCGTTGCCCTTCTTCGATTGATGGTTCCCGCCACGGGTGCCGAACAAGCCATGAATTCTTGGACTATGACCCCCGCCGCGACACCGCTGCTGTGGTGGCTGGCCGTGGTCACGATGTTCGTGGGAAACCTGATGGCCCTTATGCAAACCGACATTCGTCGTCTGCTGGCCTATTCCAGCGTGTCGCATGCCGGATACATGCTGGTCGGTTTGATTGTGGGGCTGGAACACGAAATCACCAAGGACGTGCTCAACCGCACGGGTGGACACGCCGTCAGCGGCATCGGCGCGATGCTGTTTTATCTGGCGGTATATGGAGCGATGACGCTAGGTGCATTCGCCGTTCTGATCGCGGCCCGTCGTGGAGACAAGCCAATCGAGACTCTCGACGACCTTTCAGGGTTGGCGAAGTCCCGTCCCGCGTTGGCCCTGGTGTTCGCAGTCTTCTTGTTCAGCCTTTCCGGCCTGCCACCGACGGCTGGCTTCCTCGGCAAATTGAACCTGTTCTTCGCGGCCTGGTCGCAGGGGTATGACTCCAGTCGATGGCTCGCCGTCGTCCTCGCGATCAATGCGGCCTTGGGTGCATGGTACTATCTGAAGATCATCGGAGTCATGTTCCTGCGTGATCCGATCTATCGCGACGAGTCGCCAGCAGCGGCCGAAGCACCCTCCCTGATCGCTGGGGGAATCTGCCTCGCGGCAACGCTGGGACTGTTCTTCATGCCGGGATGGCTCTGGGTACCAATTCAAAGCATCATGCCATAA
- the nuoK gene encoding NADH-quinone oxidoreductase subunit NuoK: protein MTTTALENQLIIGATLFILGMIGFLTRRNLILIMLSAELMLHGVSVNLTAFSRYHNNPQGQIFTIFVLTVAACEAGLALAMILSLYQRRKSLDVFLWGKLGEDDLPVYSGSGVASPTVAPADPNADLPHLTPAGRMPKSPSPTQAKT, encoded by the coding sequence ATGACGACCACCGCTTTGGAAAATCAGTTGATCATCGGCGCAACGCTGTTCATCCTGGGGATGATCGGCTTCCTGACGCGTCGCAACTTGATTCTGATCATGCTCTCAGCAGAACTGATGCTGCATGGCGTTTCGGTCAATTTGACCGCTTTCAGCCGCTATCACAACAATCCACAAGGTCAGATCTTCACGATCTTCGTGCTGACCGTCGCTGCGTGCGAGGCAGGATTGGCACTCGCAATGATTCTGTCGCTTTACCAGCGTCGCAAGTCGCTGGACGTGTTCTTGTGGGGCAAACTGGGTGAAGACGATCTTCCAGTGTACTCCGGTTCCGGGGTGGCATCCCCCACCGTGGCTCCTGCTGATCCGAACGCGGATCTGCCACACCTGACCCCGGCCGGAAGAATGCCAAAATCGCCCAGCCCGACACAGGCCAAGACATAG